One part of the Streptomyces nigra genome encodes these proteins:
- the gatC gene encoding Asp-tRNA(Asn)/Glu-tRNA(Gln) amidotransferase subunit GatC has protein sequence MPGITREEVAHLARLARLELKPEELDHFAGQLDDIIGAVARVSEVADQDVPPTSHPLPLTNVMREDEVRPSLTPEQALSGAPAQEQQRFKVPQILGED, from the coding sequence ATGCCTGGCATCACGCGCGAGGAGGTCGCCCACCTCGCCCGGCTGGCGCGTCTGGAGCTGAAGCCCGAAGAGCTCGACCACTTCGCGGGACAGCTGGACGACATCATCGGCGCGGTCGCCCGCGTCAGTGAGGTCGCCGACCAAGACGTACCGCCGACCTCGCACCCGCTCCCGCTGACGAACGTCATGCGTGAGGACGAGGTCCGTCCCTCGCTCACCCCCGAGCAGGCGCTCTCCGGCGCCCCGGCCCAGGAGCAGCAGCGTTTCAAGGTGCCGCAGATCCTGGGGGAGGACTAA